The nucleotide sequence TCATACTTTCATCCTACCGCCGAAAGCGGCAGGCAGCCCCGGCGGCGCGCGGCGGTCACCCCGGTCAATCCGTGGCGGGCCGGAACAGGTGCGGAAGGGGCATAGAATTCCCGGCTGATGAGTGAGAGTCCGGCTCCACTTGGCACGGTGCGCCTCGGCATCGACGTCGGCACCTCGAACACGGCAGCAGCCCTGCGCGGTCGCGACCACGAGGTCCGGCCGGTCCTGTTCGACGGCGCCCTGCTGCTGCCGTCCGCGGTCTTCGTCGACGGTGACACCACCCTCGTCGGCCTCGACGCCCGGCACGCCGGGGTCTCCCGGCCCGCACTGCTCGAACCGAACCCGAAACGCTGCATCGACGACCGGACCGTCCTCCTCGGCGCCCAGGAGATCCCCGTCGAGCGGCTGCTCGCCGCGATCCTGCGCCGGGTACGCGACGCCGCCGGGCAGGCCGCCGGCCAGGTGGACGAGGTCTGCCTGACCTATCCGGCGACCTGGGGGACGCGACGGCTCGGCACCCTCACCGCCGCCGCCCGGCTCGCCGGCCTGCCCGAGCCCACGACGGTGCACGAACCGGTCTCCGCCGCCGCGCACTTCGTCGGGCTCCCCGACGTCGAACTCTCCGCCGGACAACTGGCCCTCGTCTACGACCTCGGCGCGGGGACCTTCGACGCCACCCTGATCCGACGCACCGACGCGGCTTTCGACGTGGTGGCCAGCCAGGGGCTGCCCGACGCCGGAGGGCTGGACATCGACGCCGCCGTCGTCGCGTCGATCTCCGCCCACCTCCGTCCCGACGACGACGCCTGGGGCTACCTCCGCCGGCCCCGGACCCCGGCGGACCTGCGCCACCGTCGAATGCTGGACGACGGCGTACGGGCGGCCAAGGAGATGCTCTCCCGCACCTCCCAGACGTCGATCCACGTTCCCGTGCTGGACGCGGAGGTGCCGCTCGGCCGGGAACAGTTCGAGACACTTGCCCGGCCACTGCTCGAACGGACGGTGGCGGCGACCCGGGCGGTGCTCCGGGACGCCGACGTCGACGAGTCGGACCTGGCGGCGATCTTCCTGGTCGGCGGCTCGACCCGGATCCCGCTCGTCAGCACACTCCTGCACCGGGCGCTCGGCCGCCCACCTGTCGTACTCGACCAGCCGGAACTCGCGGTCGCCCAGGGCAGCATCGCCGGGCCGCGCGCCCCGGGCGGCCGACCACCGGCACCCGCCACCCGACCCCTGCCGGTCGACCAGCCGCCAGCGGTGGACCAGCCGCCAGCCGTCCCTGCGAGAGTCCCGGCCGGCCAGCCGGCACGCGTCCGGCCGCCGGTCGATCGGGCTGTGCCCGCCGCCCCGGCCGGACCCGCCCGATCGTGGCACACGCCAAAGGCACGACCAGGCAACCGCTGGCGCTGGACGGCCGCCGGTCTCGGTCTACTCCTGGTGATGGCGGCGGCCGGCCTGACGTACAGGTACGCGTCCGACTCCGGCCGAAATCCAACCAACCCGGCGAACGCGTCGACACCCAGCGGCACGCCGACCTCGCCATCGCCATCGCCATCGACGGCGCCGACGCCGACGATCGATGCGGTGGCGGTCGTACCGGCACCGTTCGTGGGGCAGTGGACGGGACAGGTCAGCCAGCCGGGCGGCGTGGTGCGGTCGTGGCAGGTCTCCGTCACCTTCACGGCGGGGTCGGACATTGGCACGTTCCGCTCCTCCAACCTCGGCTGCCGGGGTACCCTCACGATCATGGCTCCGCGTCCCACCTTCCGGGAGATGCACCTGCGCCAGCGCACCACCAGCAACCCGAAGTCGATCTGCGTAGCCGCGGCGGACTGGACGCTGATCGTCGCCGGCAGCGGCCGGATCGCCATGTACTGGCAGCAGTTCGGCGAGCCCACGAACGCCGCCACCGCCACCCTGACCCGTCCCTGAGCCGTTGCCGCCCGACGATTACTGCCACTCGGACATGGAACCGCTGCCCGGGCCGTCACCGCACCCGCGCAGCGGCCGGCTCGGGCAGCCGTACTTTCTCGACCTGCCGCATCAGCCTCAGCGGCGACGCGGCGTGATCAGCCCCGACTCGTAGGCCCAGACGACCAACTGGGCCCGGTCGCGGCAGTACAGCTTGCTCATCGCCCGGTTGACGTGTGTCTTGGCGGTCAACGGGCTGATCACCATGCGTTCGGCGATCTCGTCGTTTGTCAGTCCGCGGGCGACGAGTTCGACGATCTCCTGCTCACGGGCGGTCAGCACGTCGCGTCCGGCCGCCAGGTCGGCTGGCGGCGGGGCGGTGGCGAACTCGCTGATCAGCGTCCGCGCCACCGTCGGGGCGAGTTGCGCGTCGCCACGGGCCACCACGGCGACCGCCTGCAACAGGTCGGCCGGGTCGGCGTGTTCAGCGCGCCGGCCACCCCGGTGACGCTGTTCGTCGACGGACGGGCGGTCTATACGACCGAACCCGTCGAACCGACCGGGCCGATCGAACCGACCGGGCCGATCGAACCGACCGAACCGGCCGGGCCGGTGTCGGCGAAGACCGACGGCTGGCCGGTGCTGGACCCGCTCGGCTACGGCGCACGTTCGCCGGTGCCGTGGTCCCGGTTCGACCGGAGGTACACCCTCGTCCTCGACCGCGGCCTCGACCTGGACGGGCTGGTCCCCCGGTACGCCCACACCGTCAACGGCGCCGCCCACCCGGACATCCCGCCGCAGGTCGTACGCCGCGACGACGTCGTCAGGTTCACCATCGTGAACCGGGCGCTGGTGGTGCACCCGTGGCACCTGCACGGGCACCACGTCCTGGTGCTGTCCGGCAACGGCCAGCCGGTCACCGGAAGTCCGCTGTGGCTGGACTCCTTCGCCGTCCTCCCCGGCGACGTCTGGGAGGTGGCGTTCCGGGCCGACAACCCCGGGACGTGGGCCAACCACTGTCACAACCTGCCGCACGTCGACGCCGGGATGACACTGCACCTGACGTATTCGTGATCGTGGCAGCCGAACAGCTACCTTGCCCAGATGGACCTGGCGTACCTGCGGGAGCATCCGAACCAGCTTCCGCTCTTCCTCACCCACCAGCGGATCCGGGAGACGCCGGTGCCCGGTGGCGACATCTGCGCCGCCAGACGACTCACCCTGGACGACGGCAACTCCGTCTTCGCCAAGTCCTGGCCGGAGGGGGCCGCCGAGCCGGTACCCGAGGATTTCTTCGCCACCGAGGCGGCCGGGCTGCGCTGGCTGCGCGCGGCCGGCGCGGTGCCGGTGCCGGAGGTGATCGCGGCGCTGCCGGAGCTGCTGGCCCTGGAGTGGGTGGAGCCGGGCGAGCCGAGCCCGGCGGCGGCCCGGCGGTTCGGCGCCGGGCTGGCCGCCCTGCACCGGGCCGGCGCCGACACCTTCGGCGCGGCCTGGCCCGGCTTCGTCGGGGCGCTGCCGCAGGACAACACCCCGTCCGCCGGGCCGTGGCCGGTCTGGTTCGGCGAGCGCCGGCTCGCGCCCTACCTGCGGCAGTCGGTCGACAACGGCGCGCTCTCCGCGGCCGAGGCCACCCTGGTGGAGCATGTGGTCGCCCGGATCGAGGAGTACGGCGGTGCCGAGCCGCCGGCCCGGATCCACGGTGACCTGTGGCCGGGCAACCTGCTCTGGGGCGCCGACGGCCGGGCCTGGCTGGTCGACCCGGCGGCGCACGGCGGGCACCGGGAGACCGACCTGGCCCAGCTCGCCCTCTTCGGCGGTGCCCCGCACCTCGACACGATCGTGGACGCCTACCAGGAGGTGTGGCCGCTGGCCGACGGTTGGCGGGAGCGGCGGCCGGTGCACCAGCTCCACCTGCTGCTGGTGCACACCGCGCTGTTCGGTGCGGCATACCGGGATGCGGTTGGTACGGCGGCTCGGGCCGCGCTGTCGGTCTGACGCGCTACCGTCGAGCGATGACCATTCCCGTCGGGGGGCTCGTCGACCGGTACGGCCGGGTCGCGACCGACCTGCGCGTCTCGCTCACCGACCGGTGCAACCTGCGGTGCACCTACTGCATGCCGGCCGAGGGCCTGCCCTGGCTGCCGAAGTCGGAGGTGCTCACCGACGACGAGATCGTCCGCCTGGTCGGCATCGCGGTACGCCTGCTCGGGGTGACCGAGGTCCGGTTCACCGGCGGCGAGCCGCTGATCCGCCCCGGGCTGCCGGAGATCGTCGCCGCCGTCGCCGCGCTCCGCCCCCGGCCGGTGCTCTCGCTGACCACCAACGGAATCGGGCTGGACCGGCTCGCCGGGCCGCTGCGCGAGGCCGGACTCGACCGGGTCAACGTCTCGCTGGACACCCTCGACCCGACCCGGTTCACCGAGCTGACCCGCCGACCCCGGCTGGACGCCGTACTCGACGGGTTGGCCGGGGCGGTGGCCGCCGGGCTGACCCCGGTGAAAATCAACTCGGTGTTGATGCGCGGGGTCAACGACGGCGAGGCGCCCGAACTGCTCCGCTTCGCGCTGGCCCACGGCTATCAGCTCCGGTTCATCGAGCAGATGCCGCTGGACGCCCAGCACGGCTG is from Micromonospora sp. WMMD1102 and encodes:
- a CDS encoding multicopper oxidase domain-containing protein, coding for MPWSRFDRRYTLVLDRGLDLDGLVPRYAHTVNGAAHPDIPPQVVRRDDVVRFTIVNRALVVHPWHLHGHHVLVLSGNGQPVTGSPLWLDSFAVLPGDVWEVAFRADNPGTWANHCHNLPHVDAGMTLHLTYS
- a CDS encoding fructosamine kinase family protein; protein product: MDLAYLREHPNQLPLFLTHQRIRETPVPGGDICAARRLTLDDGNSVFAKSWPEGAAEPVPEDFFATEAAGLRWLRAAGAVPVPEVIAALPELLALEWVEPGEPSPAAARRFGAGLAALHRAGADTFGAAWPGFVGALPQDNTPSAGPWPVWFGERRLAPYLRQSVDNGALSAAEATLVEHVVARIEEYGGAEPPARIHGDLWPGNLLWGADGRAWLVDPAAHGGHRETDLAQLALFGGAPHLDTIVDAYQEVWPLADGWRERRPVHQLHLLLVHTALFGAAYRDAVGTAARAALSV
- the moaA gene encoding GTP 3',8-cyclase MoaA; this encodes MTIPVGGLVDRYGRVATDLRVSLTDRCNLRCTYCMPAEGLPWLPKSEVLTDDEIVRLVGIAVRLLGVTEVRFTGGEPLIRPGLPEIVAAVAALRPRPVLSLTTNGIGLDRLAGPLREAGLDRVNVSLDTLDPTRFTELTRRPRLDAVLDGLAGAVAAGLTPVKINSVLMRGVNDGEAPELLRFALAHGYQLRFIEQMPLDAQHGWDRSTMVTAEEILAALRAEFTLLPDPAERGGTPAETWLVEGWTDTAGRPARVGVIGSVTRPFCGDCDRTRLTADGQVRNCLFATDESDLRAALRGGASDDELAQRWGAAMWGKRAGHGIDDPTFLQPARPMSAIGG
- a CDS encoding Hsp70 family protein, giving the protein MSESPAPLGTVRLGIDVGTSNTAAALRGRDHEVRPVLFDGALLLPSAVFVDGDTTLVGLDARHAGVSRPALLEPNPKRCIDDRTVLLGAQEIPVERLLAAILRRVRDAAGQAAGQVDEVCLTYPATWGTRRLGTLTAAARLAGLPEPTTVHEPVSAAAHFVGLPDVELSAGQLALVYDLGAGTFDATLIRRTDAAFDVVASQGLPDAGGLDIDAAVVASISAHLRPDDDAWGYLRRPRTPADLRHRRMLDDGVRAAKEMLSRTSQTSIHVPVLDAEVPLGREQFETLARPLLERTVAATRAVLRDADVDESDLAAIFLVGGSTRIPLVSTLLHRALGRPPVVLDQPELAVAQGSIAGPRAPGGRPPAPATRPLPVDQPPAVDQPPAVPARVPAGQPARVRPPVDRAVPAAPAGPARSWHTPKARPGNRWRWTAAGLGLLLVMAAAGLTYRYASDSGRNPTNPANASTPSGTPTSPSPSPSTAPTPTIDAVAVVPAPFVGQWTGQVSQPGGVVRSWQVSVTFTAGSDIGTFRSSNLGCRGTLTIMAPRPTFREMHLRQRTTSNPKSICVAAADWTLIVAGSGRIAMYWQQFGEPTNAATATLTRP